Proteins co-encoded in one Xiphophorus couchianus chromosome 3, X_couchianus-1.0, whole genome shotgun sequence genomic window:
- the LOC114141688 gene encoding protein S100-A16 — MESAIKTIVTTFLSSARGKESLDSKTFQKMVKNQLGGVMEDTNSSSAIKEMQQGLDSDSDGKVDFKEYLSLIGYIANSMSQSKSEPTANSS; from the exons ATGGAGTCAGCCATTAAGACCATAGTGACAACGTTTCTTAGTTCTGCCAGAGGGAAAGAGAGCCTCGACAGTAAAACCTTCCAGAAAATGGTCAAGAACCAGCTCGGTGGCGTCATGGAG GACACAAACAGTTCTTCTGCTATCAAGGAGATGCAGCAGGGCCTGGACAGCGACAGCGACGGAAAAGTCGACTTCAAGGAATATCTCTCTCTGATTGGCTACATTGCCAACAGTATGAGTCAGAGCAAGAGTGAACCAACAGCAAACTCATCATAG
- the s100t gene encoding S100 calcium binding protein T: protein MSLPNSENASTLENAMQLMIQTFHKYSGNEGDKYTLSRAELKELLTTELGTYLGNAQDKEAVDKVMNDLDSNNDGEVDFTEFVILVGALTVACNDFFLEFNDKAEKK from the exons ATGTCTTTGCCCAACTCAGAGAATGCCTCCACCCTGGAGAATGCCATGCAGCTGATGATCCAGACCTTCCACAAATACTCTGGAAATGAGGGGGATAAATACACGCTGAGCAGGGCTGAACTCAAAGAGCTGCTCACCACGGAGCTTGGCACCTACCTGGGG AATGCCCAGGACAAAGAGGCTGTGGATAAGGTCATGAATGATCTCGATTCAAACAACGATGGAGAGGTCGATTTCACTGAGTTTGTCATCTTGGTTGGAGCTCTAACTGTAGCCTGCAACGACTTCTTCCTGGAGTTCAATGATAAGGCAGAGAAGAAGTGA